The genomic stretch ttgtttgttttgtatgtatgttggGATTGGTGTTGATTGGTGTAGTTTAGTGCTCTATTTTGAACGTTCACTTCCAGAAATGTCGTTGCTATTTTTAAACCGCCTGATCTAAGTTAGTGTTTTGAGtccgttttatttcaaattctgacttatagaaatagaaacgtttattcgataattcgcaaattacataagtacacaaaataaaacaagtataaaataaatattaatgacagtatttgcgaaatcgcgaaacggtcacagctcagcatagtgttggccttAGAGGCCACTGACTTATCCGGAGGCAATTTTATTCTTAAAGCGTTTAGAATaccttaaaatgttttttagtcATTTTATAAGAATACctaaccgtggtggcctagtggtttgtcctatggactgtcaagcagaggatcgtgggttcaaactccggctcgcacctcttagtttttcgaaattcatgtgcgagtAAGTAGTAACTTATCTCAAAATATTCCaaatcatctaaatcggttcagtggtttaagcgtgaagcaGCAGACATACTAGGTATTTAcacatttattttcttattaaggATTCGCTGTGACCGTCCAATTATTCCAACCAAAGAACATTCACAATAAATGTATAAAGTAAGTACTTGAAAGAACGTACCTATAAATTATAACTCAATGTTTTCACTACGTTTCGTTTCAAGGAATACCTATTACGAAAGAATTTAGCGTAACTcgtttgaaattaaagtaaaaGGAATATTCCATTCTACGGTACCGCTGTTTAGGGTCCTCAGGGGTATTACGAAGTTTCATGTTCGTTTTAGTGTATCCAAAAGTGAACCGTATTCTTAAGGGTGGAAGGTAAACTTTTACAAAGCGAAATGTAGAATTTTTAAGAAGTAAGAGAATGGTATTTATTTTTGACCGGCATGTGTGTAATATATAGTTTTAATCTAGTGTTGGACTGCTTATTTATGTTTTGGATTTTATATTCTGTAACATTGCTAtgctattttgaacatgaaactaccgtgagactcactcatattaaatataatgacccggataactcacgtcttaaatcgagtttagctcgacatgtttcgggctaatccgtagcccttcgtcttagGAGACACAGCACGTCTTAGGAGCGCagggtgcgcgtgttgcagcagccgctaagtcgcgttgctcctaagacgaagggttacggattagcccgaaacatgtcgagctaaactcgatttaagacgtgagttatccgggtcattatatttaatattgctATGCTATTTTATTCAGGTTTGTAAATGTGTGAATTGTGAAAGTTTTAAAAGCAGTACTGATAGAGAATATGCTGCTCTTGGCAGAACAGAGAATTCTGCggaatacatagtaaacacccaagacccgaaaacaaacattcgtatttttcatacaaatatctgccctgacacgggaatcgaacccggtacctcaagcttcgtagtcaggttctctacccACTAGgccatcaaaaaaaaatacaaaagtttaaaaaatatataaaagtttaTCACGCATAGTTATttgagtagacacattaacttataaattaagaagagttctatcagaacACATTtctaattttcattcattttttatggaataatcgagaaaaactagcaaaaatgcaacgttgccagctcagcaggtataaacgctcttaacgcttcagcattatgctgagccagtgttcgattcacaaccgcaatgatacatactttcctacgtgttgtctatttgtacttaatactatttaattgttgagttgagtttcttgccggattcttctcagcagaggtttttccaaaccggtggtagttttttttttgacattcataagtgcttgttatagcctaaattgaataaagatattttgactttgactttgactttgcagtgtcttgtgttgtgaataataataatacatttagtattttctttttctttctttcttttatattatattacgttTGATACCATTGTTGTTCCCGATTGCTTGTTACGGATATTTTTTACAAGACTTTGATCCAACTGACATGAGTTTGTGATGTGTCAGCTAACGCTTGAGTGGCAGtttgtgtcaaaataataatacactgAGAAAAATAAGGAAAATCTTTACGTTAAATCTGAAAAGAAACTGCTACTGTTAAGAAAAGTTTGGTTAAGTTAAGAGGGGAATAAGATTGTAGTTGATTTCTTTATGGGATATCATGTATGGGGGTATgtctttcatttcatttccaCTTGTAATTGTTAGTTCTGTTTTGACTGATGAAGAATAATTTCAGGTAGTAAGTTTGCCTACCGTACCAAATAAATGTTTAGACTAAACAATTGCcgtttaatcatcatcatcatcatcaccatcccagcctatatacgtcccactgctgggcataggcctcctctcagaacaagagggcttgggccatagttcccacgcgggcccagtgcggattgggaacttcgcttcgcaggtttgtgcaggtttcctcacgatgttttccttcaccgcaaagctcgtggtaaatttcaaatgtaattccgcacatgaatttcgaaaaactcagaggtgcgagccggggtgcCGGTAAATACCACTGTACAATTGACTTCAAAAAGccccttttttattttgttataactttTAAATCACATAGTAATTCACACTACATATATTGTATTCATTTTAAGTGCCTACCTATTGAAATTCAAAAGATTCAGTCACCTGTGACATATGTATGGACTTGTGAAAGAATATGCAAAAGCTGAAGTGACCATGGGCGGGCCACGTCGTTCGTAGAACAGAtaatcgttgggggagaaaagtcttcgagtggtgaccacgaactggaagacgaagcattcACAGGCTTTTCACTAGatgaactgacgacatcgcgtgggcaatcggtggatgcgagtgacgagttgtcgttcattgtggcggcgttctaagggggaccctttgttcatcagtggacgtcttccaactatgatgatgatgacagacgaacagacaacagaatttaagtacctaataggaTCCCATTGGTACCCATCTTGGGTACAGAGTCCCAAATGTATAGTAATAGTagttttacaggtggtaggacctagtgcaaggtccgcccggattgctaccaccatgttgctcgctaatcctgccgtgaagcagcagtgcttgcactgttgtgtttcgacgtggagagtaagacagccggtgaaattactggcacttgaggtatcccatcttaggcctctaggttggcaacgcatctgcaatgctcctggggttgcagatgtttatgggcggtggtgatctcttaacatcagggcccacatgctcgtttgccatccagtcgaataaaaaaactgtgtagtatatctttgtagcggtccgagggtcaccaacggtgctagctgaaaatcagcgctggggtgtttattattaacgcttcagcattatgctgagccagtgtccgattcacaatcTCAATggcacatactttcctacgtatTGTccatttgtacttaatactatggttgtgtcttgtgttgtaaataaatctattttctttctttcttttaataacTGCTCCTAATCACCACCTACCAAGATAGCACCTCAAGGCTAAAAGAAACCTTAAGGGGGATCAGATTAAATGGAATTAACAGTAAAATTTTCAGAATTACACATCTGCGTTTCTGAACAATTCTCTAGATTACATTACGGTGAATAATAAATGGCAATTAAGTTGTCTCTGAGAGCGACTGGAATAAGATTAAGGTGGAATATGTCGGGATTTCTTGTATTTGCGGTTATTTTACTTAAAGTGGTTTgcgttttattaaattttaatttaggtttGAGTGGTCGGTGTTTGCTCATTTGGAATTGTCTTGTAATTGATAAAATGATTATAGTATAAAAGGATAATTTTAAATAGAAGCTTAAGCATcgagcttgtatttaaaattcacCAGAGCCGGTTAATATTAACTTGCAAAActttaataaagcaaataaatgtacctacctatcgacgatgaagtacctataatatatcatttataagcttttacccgcggcttcgcacgcgtaaactatttggtctggtagttgcaattgaaattttcgggattttacaaaattcccctggaaatttccaaaatttatatcgtggtcttcattgaggttatgttgtgaataactgtacaaaattcaagactctaaacccagtgctgaaatttcaaaattccatgactAAGCTCAtaggttattatttcaagattttatccctatcccatgggaatatcggggtataaaatagcctatgtgttattccagaggtccagctacctacataccaaatttaatgacctaggcccagcggttgttatttcaagattttatccctaggtatccagtgggaatatcgggtcaaaaagtcgcctatgtgttattccagatgtccaactaccgacatactaaatttcatgactctaagcccagcggttgttatttcaagattttataataataataataataataaattcatttatttcgggcaacttggcccatacaataaataccttacagactaacatacatatttataatcaatatttaaaactaattaatttggtgacaaaacggcgtgaccccgttgagtcaccgtccccgacgtcgcattcatctgcggcatggtgccccggaaccgccggaacacgacgtctttcggccagaaggcagcactcgcgatggtccccatcagcagccgcggcacgcgcaccacaaacgagctgaagtgcacgtagtggcgcgactgcagctggaacaccctcagcgtgtatccgctcttCCGGCGGACGTATTCCACCACATCTGCGACTGCGACGGTGTGATGCAGACGCGACACATACAGTGCCGTATTCGGTGTGGCCGCCCTCAGCCCGGAGCCTGGATCCGGTTCAGCAGAGCCACACAGACTCTTACAAGGTTTCTTGCGAGCCTTGCTTTTCTTCTGCACCAATATGAACCCCTCCTCGTCCACTTTAGTGCTCAAGGGCCTGTTCGGCGTCGAAGTAGCCCTCGGTTCAGTAGCCTTAGGCGGCGCAGGAGgctggcgcggcgcggcggctcgGCCGGCCGCGTCAGCATACCGCGCCCAGCTGGCTGCTTGTTGGCGGAGTGCTGCGGCCCGCGCgggggcgcgcgggcggcgggcggcgggcggaaCACGAGGCCCAGGCCTCTCACGTTGCACCGGCGGTCGTTTCGACTCGAAACTTGATACCGCTGAATCAGCATCTGCTTCCAGTCGATTGTTTACATTAGAATTCGACGCATCAACAGGTGACCGAGTTACCGGGGCACTATTGCGTAAACTGGTGATTTCTTTACGCAACTCGGTGATAGTATCCTGCGATACATCGAATTTTCTTGAAAGTTCGGCCAGATTTGCCTTAAGGGTCACGATGTCCTTTAGCAAAGTGGTGACGTCGACGTGGTCGAATGTGACCGGGGGCAGCTTCCGCAGCTCCTTTGCCACAAAAGAGGGCACTTCGTCCGGATCGGTCGCCTTGAACATCGTGATGATGTCCTGGAGACTCTTTATTCCTCCATCCCTTCTGCGAGACGGCATCTGGTCGGCCTTGCCGAGCGTCTGGAAGAGTAGCGCCTTGCCACTGCAAATCTCATCCTCTTTGAAGTTGGACTTGCAGATCTGCACGATGCTGACTTCATCCATGGTGTCGATGGCGTTTTGAATGAACGCCAACAGTTCATTCGCAATGAGTTGTTGCGAACTCATAGCGACGTCAACGGGCAGCGGCTAGGCCGCGCTACGCGATTTCGCAATCTTTCGGTgcagtgagtgagtgagtttatccctatcccgtgggaatattgggataaaaactatcctatgttttaatccaggttataaactaacttttcgccaaatttcatccaaatccgtcaagccgtttcagcataaagaagtaacaaacatactcactcactcactcactcactcactcacaaactttcacatttataatattagtaggagtaggatagtaggattggTAGGTTAACCTCTTAAAGgttacagctcattacagccacccggcctccgaccagcaccgcctcgcctcgagcggttagtattcttcatatggatttgtatgggcatgcgctcactacatcaactccgtagcgtcaccggatcgcctctcTCGCGAGGTTGCCATGCGCGGACGGCGAATGGACCACTCGCTGCCCGCACGCTTGCGATGCGGCGCTCTCcaccagggatgttacggagctccgattccgtttccgttaagtcggaacttccgtttgatattaaacatccgtttcggttccggttccgttacttttgaaacggtaGTTAGGTATATCGGATGTCGACCGCGGCGATTGGATatgagcggcgtacatcaaaaaccaACAGAAggctaatttaattacctatgtAATGCTTGCCGCATCTCACATTCTATTCGGTACTGTATATATGTAGACAGTGTACACTTGAACCAACTAAATCTTGACCCACTGttgaaccttttcgtagaaaaagtcatagtgacatcgcttTACGTCACTCTCcaccagggatgttacggagctccgattccgtttccgttaagtcggaacttccgtttgatattaaacatccgtttcggttccggttccgttacttttgaaacggtaGTTAGGTATATCGGATGTCGACCGCGGCGATTGGATatgagcggcgtacatcaaaaaccaACAGAAggctaatttaattacctatgtaacgtttctgatactcgcgatcacaatttaatgacagtttttgtatgcgaaaactgtcatttgattgtgatcgcgagtgtcagaaacattacgcaatagaccctcaggtttACTAGACCCACCCTTAACTGCTCGTCCAtctatcactcaggctccgattctggttccttGCTGACGTAACACCGAAGGGACAACtcaacagacagacaaaaaattaatattttcagaCATTTCATATTGGTTTTTAGGACAACGGGAAATATCTTATAGGTTTTGGTTAGGGCGATTTGTATGTATAAACGGCTTTTTAatggctgtatttttttttttgattgatttccTCTTCAGGTACGTAACCCTTAAAAGAACACTTAGCGAAGCGACCAGGTATTGTATTAATGATAAACTGAATGTTGATATTTCTAGTAATCGTTAAATTTTACCTTAAAACTGgcacttttaaattaaacttctaTTTTCAACAGTATAAAAGTACGGAAATATACCATTGTTCTACCCTCGTCATCACTAATTACAGACATTAGCTGGCCACGGATTGATGTCCGGGGTTTTTCTGGCTCCGTATGGCACCCGGCGGCAGCTGTTAACGAAAAAATGCTAACGGCCCGGTACCGGATTAGAAGGTTAGAAGAATGATTAGGTGAATGGTAATAGATAATGATGAATGGTCAGAAGATTAGAAGGATGCTGTTATTAATAAGGCGtcatgtaaaaaattaaataataaataagtgttgGTTTAGGCGGTGGATTAGgtaagaaagttttttttatgcatgCATGGAGAAATAAACTACTGTTTATAATAGTGTATCTCTCGTATAGGTAGAGCCATTCacaatgacgcgtgccgtggttcttattacagtgtcattaatgtctaattttgacaaaatcacgcgtcttcgtggatggcactaagtTAACagtgagttcataaacttgtgaggaaaaatttgatcaaaaatatgtgaacacgtcTCTTGtagtagagtcgtgttcagatattttcgttaaaatttttgctcgcaagtgtatgaactcgactgtacctatttatatttagttaaatcAATGGGGAGAACCTCAACCACAGAAGTGGATATTAGGTAGACGGAACTGGTATCGTAAGGAACATTTTAAGACTTTGACACTTGTATTACGGTTGTGGTTGGTTATCTAAATGAACCTATCGCAaccaagactgtaacgtcaaacaaGCGAACTTCTCAATACCAATATTACCTGTATTAGCGATAtttgcctgtcaagaaaccaATTGAAACTCATTGGGTacttatgaaatttatttacacattgttttaattttaaaccctCTATGTATAACAGTGTTATgtatcaaaaaagttttaatttaccgCCACCaggtatttttgatatttacgTACGAGTAGTTTGTCTTGCTGCATATATGTATTAGTTTGTTTATGCATAAAAATGAACCAGTGTATTTTACCGCACATGAGTacgcataaaaataaatattaagaaacTCCGCCTGTTAGGTGGTTTCATAAAGTCTGACTTGTATTTTAATGCTTCTCATTATGTACCAGTCAGTTATGTAAATacttactattaaaaaaaaacttgctccTCCCACAAAAGATCCTATTTACATCGCGATCTATTAATACACATCAGGAGACACTTTGTTAAAAACCCCTTAGCATTATTCAAAACTGCGCGCCTAATACATGGGTATACTTTTCATCTCAAACCTTTTCCTTCTTCGTTAGAACCCCATTCAGCGGAATTACGCGAATCATGAAAAAGGCCAAGGATTACAAAGACAAAATGTATAGGTATCTGAGACCCAGTTTTTCAACGACTTTGGAATCTTTTAACTTCGGCAGGATTCTTGCAATCTTTGTTAAGAAGCTTTATGGCTTAGGGAAATTTGTCAATTTAAATTCTACGGGCCGTAAATACAGTTTATTCTTTTAGAATCTTGACTAGTTTGAGTTTGGGGGAGGCTCCGTGATTGCCAGTTTTTGCGAACTTGACGCCTTCACGTTTCGAGAcaagtttattttctttttaacgcGCTTATTTTAACTGCACTCAGGCTGCATTTCAACctgagatgtgtgaggatgtatACGAAgaatgtatttttaaccgacttcaaaaaaaggaggaggcaCAGGAtaaccaaacgtcggggttggccccatacaaagactggccgctaactgactaatcatgactagtgactcgagccccacggcgcgggcgggcggcgcatttgaaataattttgcgcggacatcggggaattcacatcgctaattcgctcttgatacgtcacagtagatataaaaaagtgacacgattgcttttcatacagattgaggtgtttgcgttatctagtgtaatctatatctgtgggaggaggttatcaattcggcgttttttttatgtttgttacctcagaacttcgtcatttatgaaccgatttgaaaaaaaaaattcgttcgtctaggaatgctttcaattatgtcccataagcaccaaatcaggatctaatgattggatcctaaggaaatcgagggcacTCTTCAAATATTGGTGGAACGCCTTGGTAATTTCGTAATGGGGATTTCGGTGTGGCCGCTTCTTAAAGGATTAAAAATAtagtaatcgattctactctcgattctgaactgACTACTAGTTCTGATCATCAGTTTGTTAATAGTAGAATGGCCGAATATTTTGTC from Choristoneura fumiferana chromosome 7, NRCan_CFum_1, whole genome shotgun sequence encodes the following:
- the LOC141429877 gene encoding uncharacterized protein translates to MSSQQLIANELLAFIQNAIDTMDEVSIVQICKSNFKEDEICSGKALLFQTLGKADQMPSRRRDGGIKSLQDIITMFKATDPDEVPSFVAKELRKLPPVTFDHVDVTTLLKDIVTLKANLAELSRKFDVSQDTITELRKEITSLRNSAPVTRSPVDASNSNVNNRLEADADSAVSSFESKRPPVQRERPGPRVPPAARRPRAPARAAALRQQAASWARYADAAGRAAAPRQPPAPPKATEPRATSTPNRPLSTKVDEEGFILVQKKSKARKKPCKSLCGSAEPDPGSGLRAATPNTALYVSRLHHTVAVADVVEYVRRKSGYTLRSLSETT